The following are from one region of the Halolamina litorea genome:
- a CDS encoding amidase, whose product MRTDDTEPPDADDIHTLAESHPFALDEATAEAFADEFAAQNEQLTDLEAFAEGDPPERDYRWADDDEDPLGGFISFTELSTDDSGLLDGIELAVKDNIAVAGVPMTCGSKVLESYRPSRDATAVTRLLEAGGTIVGKANMDEFAFGGDESTMPYRLARNPRNPDHQPGGSSAGSGVAVANGDVDAALGSDTGGSVRFPAAWCGVVGIKPTRGLVSLDGFGQFSKTLDTIGPLARDTETAARVLQSMAGPDPADEQTRHARVGDYVESVDAGRSADLSGLTIGVVDDLMGKAEAIDDHSRAAIEELEAHGATVTSVSIPSYDAALPAWLAVAFTEIGAYMRARGQNYWFDGGAHPSFVAALDAGLRERGEELGPTVRSTLLYADYLTTVLGDEYYALATRARHALTEEVSALFDDVDVLASTGVPALPPEWGKGHELDVLTAMSNTSPFNLTGHPAASLPCGTVEELPVSLQLVAPKFEEERLFHVASAWEAIYGGFE is encoded by the coding sequence ATGCGAACCGACGATACCGAACCCCCCGACGCGGACGACATCCACACGCTCGCGGAGTCCCACCCCTTCGCCCTCGACGAGGCGACGGCCGAGGCGTTCGCCGACGAGTTCGCGGCCCAGAACGAACAGCTGACCGACCTGGAGGCGTTCGCGGAGGGCGACCCGCCCGAGCGCGACTACCGCTGGGCCGACGACGACGAGGACCCGCTGGGCGGCTTCATCTCCTTTACGGAGCTCTCGACCGACGATTCCGGCCTCCTCGACGGGATCGAGCTGGCCGTCAAGGACAACATCGCGGTCGCGGGCGTGCCGATGACTTGCGGGTCGAAAGTGCTCGAGTCCTACCGGCCCTCGCGGGACGCGACGGCCGTCACACGGCTGCTCGAGGCCGGCGGGACCATCGTCGGGAAGGCGAACATGGACGAGTTCGCGTTCGGCGGCGACGAGTCGACGATGCCCTACCGCCTCGCTCGCAACCCCCGGAACCCCGACCACCAGCCCGGCGGCTCGTCGGCGGGCAGCGGCGTCGCCGTGGCCAACGGCGACGTCGACGCGGCGCTTGGCTCCGACACGGGCGGGTCGGTCCGGTTCCCGGCCGCCTGGTGTGGCGTCGTCGGGATCAAGCCAACCCGCGGGCTGGTCTCGCTCGACGGCTTCGGACAGTTCTCCAAGACCCTGGACACTATCGGCCCGCTCGCGCGGGACACCGAGACCGCCGCGCGGGTGCTGCAGTCGATGGCCGGCCCGGACCCGGCGGACGAACAGACCCGTCACGCCCGGGTCGGCGACTACGTCGAGAGCGTTGACGCGGGCCGCTCGGCGGACCTCTCGGGGCTCACGATCGGCGTCGTCGACGACCTGATGGGGAAAGCCGAGGCCATCGACGACCACTCGCGGGCGGCCATCGAGGAACTCGAAGCCCACGGCGCGACCGTGACCTCGGTCTCGATCCCGAGCTACGACGCCGCGCTCCCGGCGTGGCTGGCGGTCGCGTTCACGGAGATCGGGGCCTACATGCGCGCACGCGGCCAGAACTACTGGTTCGACGGGGGAGCCCACCCGTCGTTCGTCGCCGCGCTGGACGCGGGGCTGCGCGAGCGCGGCGAGGAACTCGGCCCGACGGTCCGCTCGACCCTGCTGTACGCAGACTACCTCACCACGGTCCTCGGCGACGAGTACTACGCGCTGGCCACCCGGGCCCGCCACGCCCTCACCGAGGAGGTGTCGGCGCTGTTCGACGACGTGGACGTGCTGGCCTCGACCGGCGTTCCCGCACTCCCGCCCGAGTGGGGGAAGGGCCACGAACTGGACGTGCTGACGGCGATGTCGAACACGAGCCCGTTCAACCTCACCGGCCACCCCGCGGCCAGCCTCCCGTGTGGGACCGTCGAGGAGCTGCCGGTCAGCCTCCAACTGGTCGCTCCGAAGTTCGAGGAGGAACGGCTGTTCCACGTCGCGTCGGCGTGGGAAGCGATCTACGGCGGCTTCGAGTAG
- the hisH gene encoding imidazole glycerol phosphate synthase subunit HisH: protein MDTLAEVVVVDYGLGNLRSVTKGLERAGASVTITDDPDRFADADGVVLPGVGAFREGMENADPYREALADVAASDTPLFGICLGMQMLLSGSEEAEHAGQGAVEGLDLIPGTNVRFRGDQKVPHMGWNELRVTRKHPLVTGVEGGRGGSVDGEHAYFVHSYYADPDDAGAVVAETEYGATFPAVIANEDGTVFGTQFHPEKSGETGLTILKNFVDLC from the coding sequence ATGGACACACTCGCCGAGGTAGTCGTCGTCGACTACGGGCTCGGCAACCTCCGCAGCGTCACCAAGGGGCTCGAACGCGCGGGGGCGTCGGTCACCATCACCGACGACCCCGACCGCTTCGCCGACGCCGACGGCGTCGTGCTCCCCGGCGTCGGCGCGTTCCGCGAGGGGATGGAGAACGCCGACCCCTACCGCGAGGCGCTCGCCGACGTGGCCGCATCCGACACGCCGCTGTTCGGCATCTGTCTCGGCATGCAGATGCTCCTCTCCGGTAGCGAGGAGGCCGAACACGCCGGTCAGGGGGCCGTCGAGGGGCTGGACCTGATCCCCGGCACGAACGTCCGCTTCCGCGGCGACCAGAAGGTGCCCCACATGGGCTGGAACGAACTCCGAGTCACCCGGAAACACCCGCTCGTGACCGGCGTCGAAGGGGGCCGCGGCGGCTCCGTCGACGGCGAGCACGCCTACTTCGTCCACTCCTACTACGCCGACCCCGACGACGCCGGCGCCGTCGTCGCTGAAACCGAGTACGGCGCCACCTTCCCCGCCGTCATCGCAAACGAGGACGGCACCGTCTTCGGCACGCAGTTCCACCCCGAGAAGAGCGGCGAGACCGGCCTGACGATCCTGAAGAACTTCGTTGACCTCTGCTGA